The genomic DNA GCGCCTCGGGCACGGCGGTCTCTGCATCGGCGGCGCTGGGCACCGGCGGCGTGGCCCATGCATTCCAGGCCGACTTGAGTGCCAGCAGCGCTAGCATCACCAGCCCACCCATCACGCAGCCGTAGGTCAGCGACCCGGGCACCTGCAGGATGGGCGACTTCTCGTCGTGCACGATCTCCAGCATCTGGTAGGTGGCCCGGGCGAGCGTGCCGTACAGCGCAGCCACCACCAGCCAGCTGCCGATGGACGCCCAGCGGCGCAGCGCGGGGGGCACAGCGTCCATCAGAAAGCTGGTGGTGATGTGGGCGCCGTGCGCAGCCGCCAGCACCACGCCAGACATGACCAGCCAGGGAAACAGCAGCTCCGGCACCTCATTGGCCCACTGCAGGCTGGTACCGGTGGCGTAGCGCAACACGGTGTTGGCCACCAGGATGATGAAGATGACGGACGTGCTGATCCATAGCAGCACTCGGCACACGCCGACAACGGCCCATTCGATGAGGTTCATCGGGAGACTCCTTGGGCTGCAAGGGCCGGGGCCCATGCAGCGACTTTGGGGGGATGAGGATTGGCGCAGGAGCGGCCAGAACAATCAGCGCGCGGCGGCGATGACTTTCTTGAGGTACGGCCCGATGGGCGTGGTCAGCCACTTGGCATCCACCGCAGCCGTGGCCTTGGCAAACGCTGCCTTGTCCACCGTGGTCACCTGAACGCCCTTGGCCTTGAGGTCGTCGAGCAGCTTGTCGTCGGCCTCTTGCGACATCTTGCGCTGCAGCGCCGTAGCCTCGGCTGCCGCCTCGGTCACGGCCTTGCGGTCGGCGTCGGACAGGCGGTCCCAGGTGCGCTTGCTCATCAGGAAAGGCGTCATCTGGAACATGTGGCTGGTCAGGGCCAGGTGCTTTTGCACTTCGTACAGCTTGCTCGCATGGATGTTGACCAGCGGGTTCTCCTGCCCATCGACCACGCCCTGCTGCAGCGCCACGTACAGCTCGGCAAACTTGATCTGCTGTGCCTCGGCACCCAGCGCCTGCATGATGTCCACCAGTACCGCGTCCGGCGGGGTGCGCATCTTCAGGCCCTTCATGTCTTCGACCTTGGTGATGGGCCGCTTGCTGTTGGTCATGTGGCGGATGCCGTTGTCCCAATAGCCCAGCACCACCATGCCCTTCTCTGCGGACTTCTGCGCCAGCTCCTGGCCCAGCGGGCCGTCCAGCAGCTTGAAGGCCTGCGCGGGAGTGGAGAACATGAACGGCATGCCGTAAGCGGCGTACTCGGGCACGGCCACCGACACGGCGCCTTGCGAGTTCGCCGTCATGTCCAGCGCGCCGGTACGCACGGCCGTGACCATCGCGGCGTCGTCGCCCAGCTGGGCCGAGGGCGCCACCTGCACTTCAATGCGACCCGCCGTCTTGGCCTTGAGGGTTTCGGCGAACTTGACGGCGGCTTCATGGCGCGGATTGCCGGGCGCGGCGCCATGGCCCAGTGTGAGCTTCATGGTTTGCGCCTGCGCGAGCCCGGGCATTGCTACCGCCAAGGCAGCGGCTGCCAACAGGGTGCGGGTGAAGGTTTTGCGTTGCATGGTTTGTCTCCTGGTTTATGTTTGTTGAGAGGTCGTGAGGGCGGTCAGTGAATGAGCATGCCGCCGTTCACGTCCAGCGTGATACCGGTGCAGTAGGTGGATAGCGGGCTGGCGAGGAACACGCAGGCTCCGGCAATGTCATCCGCACGGCCCAGGCGGGCGAGCGGAATCGTCTCTGCAATCTCCGCCTTCTTCTCTTCGGTCAGTTTGCCCTTGATGATGTCCGTGCCGATCAGGCCGGGCGTAATGCAGTTGACGCGAATGTTCTCAGGACCAAACTCGCGGGCCATGGCCCGGGCCAGGCCCAGCACGCCCGCCTTGGCGGCGGAGTAGTGGGGCCCGCCCAGAATGCCGCCGCCGCGCTGGGCCGACACCGACGAGATGCAGATGATGGAGCCGCTTTGCTGCGCACGCAGCGTGGGCAGCACGGCCTGGGACATGTACAGCGTGCCGCGCAGGCTGACGTTGAGAATGCGGTCGTAGTCGGCGCCGGTGATCTCCAGCGTCTTGACGGGCTGGGTGATGCCCGCGTTGTTGACCAGCGTGTCGATGCGGCCGAAATGGGCGCGCACTTGGGCCGCCGCCGCTTCGCACGACGCCTTGTCCGTCACATCGGCTACCAGGCCCAGATGACCCTCGCCCAGCCGCGCGGCGGCGCCCGCTGGGTCGGCACCTTCGAGGTCGAGGATCGCGACCTTGGCCCCTTGCTCGGCCATCAAACGGGCGGTGGCAAACCCGAGGCCATTGATACCCGCCCCCCCGGTAATGATGGCAACCTGGTTCTTGAGCAGCATGTGTCTTGTCTCCTGTGGTGTGAAGGCGTCAGGAGGCGCGGACGCTGCCCGAGCGGCGGCTGTCAACGCGATGTCTCCTGTTCTGGGAGCTGATTCTCAAAGCCGCTCAAGATGATGACAAGCGATGAATCATCAGCGTAAGATGACATTCCGTCATCTAACGTCAGGGTTCACCCCATGCCCACCTTGCCGCCCATTGCCAACCTGCAGGCCTTCGAGGCCGTGGCGCGCCGCCGCAGCTTTGCGCTGGCAGCGGCGGAGTTGAACCTCACGGCGTCGGCCATCAGCCACCAGGTTTCCAGGCTGGAGGCCCAACTGGACATTCGCCTGTTTGAACGCAGCGCCCACGGGGTGCGCCTGAGCCCTGCGGGCGAGCACTACCTGATGCACGTGGGTGCCGCGCTCAACGCCATTGCCACGGCCACGGACGATTTGCGGCACGGCATCCGCAACAGCCTGTATGTGCATTCGGCGCCCAGCATTGCCAGTCTGTGGCTCATGCCGCGCCTGCACCACTTTGCGCAGGCCTACCCGGAGATATCGCTCAACCTCTCGGCCGCCCATACACCCAGCGATTTCGCGCTCGGCCAGGCCGACATCGACATCCGCTACGGCATTCCGCAGTGGGGCGATCTGGTGGTGGAGCCGTTGTTTGAGGAGGCGATCGTGCCGCTCGCCAGCCCGGCCTTCATCAAGGCGCACAAGCTCAAGCGCGCGGAGCAGCTGCTGGACCTGCCGCTGATCCAGAGCAACGTGAGCATCGTGCAGTGGTCCGACTGGTTTGGCCGGTTCACCAAACTGCGGGCGCCCGACCGTTTCTCCCTGCGGTTTGACCGCGCCCAGATGTCGCTGGATGCTGCCACGCAGGGCCTGGGCGTGGCGCTAGAGAGCGCCGTCAACGCAGGCGGTCACCTGGCCGATGGCAGGCTGAAGGCCCCGTTCGGCATGGAGCAGGCCGTGCGGGTGAAGGCGCATTTCGCAGTGTATCCAGAGCGGCACGCCAAGCGCCCGGCGGTGGAGGCGTTTCTGTCGTGGCTGCACAGCGAGGCCGTAAGGACTTGATCTGTCTGCAACACCGAATGAGTCAAATTGAAAGTGCACAACTGCTTGTCCCGCTAAAGCAGGCAGGGGAACGAAGGTATCTCGGCCTGTGGTCTGCTGGGCCACAAGGCGCTGCTCTTGCCAGATCCGGGCAAAGGCCGCTACGCGGTTGTAGGAGCCGGTATAGCCCAGGGCCTGCAGATCGGCGTACATCTGCTTGACGGTGCGCCGCTGCTTGCGGGATCGGCCTGCTTCGGTCTTGAGCCAGCCCGAGAGCTTCGACGCGAAGGGATCGAGCTTGGAAGGACTGACCCGCTTGGCGTAGTGCGGCTCGGCCTCGCCTGCGCGCAGGTACTTGCGGATGGTGTTGCGCGAGAGGCCCGTGCGCCGGGCGATCTCCCGGATGGACAGCTGCTCTTGCAGGGCCCAGCGCCTGATGACACTCAGTGTTGCCACGTCTATCGCTCCTGGTCTCCTGCTGCTCAGCAAAGCAGCAGGTTAGGGTTAGTACGTGAGTCAGGTTTGGATGGAAATCCTGGGGGTTAGTGGGTCACTTCTGCGTGGAAATCAACAGTCGAGCTCAGCAAAGTGGCCGACTGCAATCGCTGCAGAGCCGCCAGAGCAACAATCGCAATGTCGGCGGATCTGGGCCGCTTTGGCATAAGACCCGCTCAACGAGCTTATTGACATGGTGTACCGTGAAAAGTACCGCAGCAGCATCTTCAGTCGAAGATCAATGAACGGTCTCGTAGTGCACTAGAGCGGGTCGACCTCCAAGCCAGTTAGTGCAGGATGCATACGGATAGTTGCCTTGACCTGAGCAAGTGATGTTTGGCTCTTGTTGCTCAGACCCGAACGCCAATATGCTCGGTATTGGCTTGAGCAGCGATCGCATACCTGCTTACATTCCCGCCGAATTCGGCGGTGGCACGTCGTGCCATCTCAAGCAGTGCAACCACCGCGGTCCGCATTGCGAGCGGTTCGCCGAGGCGGGACAGTGGACCGGACACTGTCAGCGCGCCTTTGAGCTCGCCCAATGCGCCAAACACCGGCACAGATGCTGCCGCAGTCTCTGGGTCGCGCTCCCCATAAGAGGTTGCCCACAGACGCGCGCGCACCTCCTCGCCATTCGGGTGAGTGTCAGTGAAAGCCATGAGCACCTTGCCGGAAGCGCCTTTGCCCACTTCAAAATCCTCGCCTACTCGAATTGATACACGTACGGCTCTAGCGGGTTCAACGCGACTGACCACCAGCCGACGCCCTCCGGCCCGCACATAGAACGATGTCGTCTCGCCAAGTTTTTCGCTGAGCTCAGCCAGCAAAGGCTCGATGATGGAATCCACACGAAACGACCTCTGGTAGATCGCAGCCAGGCGCATGGGCTGAGGCCCGATGGCGTATTGACCATCGTCCAGCTTGCGAATGAACCCCCCATGCTCAAGAGCGCCCAGAAGTCGCAGCACCGTGCTCTTGTAAAGACCAGTTCTGCGAGACAACTCGGTCAACGTCAGGCGTTCATCGGTGGGTTGGAATGCGCCAAGAAGTGCGAAGGCGCGGTCGAGAACAGCAACGCCACTTGAGGTTTCGGACGAGGTGGCCTCGGTGTCGGGTCCAGATGATGGGTCAATCGTCATCACAGTAATTAAAAGTTCCGCCTAGTAGAACACGTCGCACGGACGCAAAAAGACAAGGGTTTTCCCTGTACCGAAGCGTCCGTTGTATACATGCAGTTCCTTTTGATAGAACGCAGTTCTGTATAATAGAACTATCTGATTACAGAGCCCAGTCCTATTGCGGTGAAAACACCGCAGGCTGAGGCAGAAAAATTGCGGAGACGTTGATGTTGCCTGCTCTCGGACACGGTATGGCCATTGCCCTCGTGGTGCTGATCATGACCAAGCGCATGTCTGCGCTTCTCGCGCTGGCGCCCATTGCACTCGGGTTGCTCGCTGCATCACCGAACGCCATCTGCAAGAAGGGGCGCTTGACGTCCACCTGCCTGCTGGTCGCGCTGCTCGATATCAACTACGGGGACCACGAGAAGGCATCGTTACTTTGGGTATTCGGCCTCGTACTGGCCGTGATCGGCGGTGCATTGGTGTTCGATGTCATTCCCGTCACATCAACCAACTGAGGGGCACGCGATGACATCAAACTACCTGAACGTGCGTGAAGACTGGCTGGGCCAGCGCCGCGAAGAAGTGTTGGAGCCAGAGTTGGCCATTGTGGACGCTCACCATCATTTCTATGACCGGCCCGGCTGGACCTACCTGCGCGACGAATACATGACGGATGCCACGTCTGGCCACTCCGTAGAGGCCTCGGTGTACATGCAGGCGCTCACACGCTACCGAGACGGTGGCCCCGAGCACATGAGGCCTGTGGGTGAAACCGAGTACGTTGCTCAGACCACTGTGCCGCAGCCCGGCCAACCGCGGATCGCGCAAAGCATCGTGGGCTATGCAGACCTGCGCCGCGGTGCCAACGTGCGCGAAGTCTTGGAGGCTCATCAGGCAGCGGGCGAAGGCCGATTCCGCGGCGTTCGCCACCTCGCCACCTGGGATGCTGACAGCTCATTGGCAAACCCGCTGACCGCTGCTCCGCAAGGCTTGCTCGCAGATACGGGCTATCGCAAAGGCTTGGCCGAAGTCGCTGCGCTCGGCCTCTCCTACGATGCTTGGCTGTTCTGGCCACAGCTCGGAGAGCTGATCGACGTGGCGGATGCGCTACCTGACCTGCCGATCATTCTGGACCACTGCGGCGGGATCGTACGCATCGGTGCATATGCGGATCGAGATGACGTCATCTGCACAGGATGGCGCGCGTCTTTGCACGAACTTGCACGCAGGCCCAACGTGTTCGTCAAGCTCGGCGGTCTGGGCATGCGCATCAACGGATTCGGCTTCGAGCAAGGCGCATTGCCGCCGTCCTCCGAAGAGCTTGCAGCCGCATGGCGCCCCTGGTTGCTGACCTGTATTGAGGCATTCGGCCCGCAGCGTTGCATGTTTGAAAGCAATTTCCCGGTGGACAAGGGTTCCTACAGCTATGTGAATGGCTGGAACGCCTTCAAGCGACTCACGCAGGGCTTCTCGGCCACCGAACGACAAGGGCTTTTTCAGATGACAGCGCGCCGTGTGTACCGGCTCACCTGACACCTTCATTTCAGTACACGCCCCAGGAGACTTCATGAATCTACTTCCCCGTTTGGTCGGCGCTTGCGCCTTCGTCTTCGCTGTCGTTGCGCAAGCGCAGTCAGCGTATCCATCCCAGTCAATCAAGGTCATCGTTCCATTCCCGCCAGGCGGCGGCACAGATGCTGTCACGCGCATGGTGCTTGACAAGATTCGTGCCGGCACAGGATGGACGCTGATTGTGGAGAACAAAGCCGGTGCTGGCGGCAATATCGGCATGGACGCAGTTGCCAAAGCGGCACCAGACGGCTACACGCTGGGCATGGGGCAAACGGCCAACTTGGCCATCAACCCTTCGCTGTACGCAAAGATGCCCTACGACGCGGCTAAGGCGTTCGCTCCCATCGCCACGATTGCGGGCCAGGCAGTGGTGCTGGTGGTCAAGGCCGACTCTCACTACAAGACTTTGAAGGATCTGGTGAACGCCGCCAAGATCAAGCCGGACTCCTTGACCATGGCGTCTGCCGGCAATGGCACTGTGGGCCACCTGACCGGTGAAGTCTTTACCAAGCAGGTAGGCATCATCACCAGACATATCCCCTATAAGGGCGCTGGCCCCGCTACCACTGACCTGTTGGGCGGTCAGGTCGACTACTACTTCGCTACGCCGCAGACGGTCATCTCTTTCGTCAAGGCCGGCAAGCTGCGCGCGCTTGCTGTCAGCTCGGCCAAGCGCATGCCGGCGCTGCCTGACGTGCCCACCGTGGCCGAGAGCGGATTCGCCGGTTTTGACACCAGCGACTGGAAGATGCTGGTGGCGCCAGCAGGAACACCTCCGGCCATCGTGTCGCGCTTGCAAGCCGAGGTTGCCAAAGCTCTGTCGCTTCCAGACACCGTTGCCACTCTGATTGCAGAAGGCAGCGCGCCGGTCGGCGGCACCTCACAGGAGGCCGCCGCACTCCTCAAGGCCGAACAACAGCGTGTGGTGCGCACCAGAAACATCAAGCTCGATTGACCCCCGACTTCACTGGAGACGTCTCATGAACATTGTCCGCATCCTGTCCGCTGCTGCCGCAGCCGTGACCTTTGCCGCCACCACCAACGCATTCGCGCAGTCCTTTCCTGTGCGGCCCATCACCATCGTCGTTCCCTACGCCGTCGGCGGCACGACCGATATCGTCGCGCGTCTTGCGACCAACCAGGTGGCCAACGGCCTGGGCCAGCCCTTCGTCGTAGACAACAAGGTCGGCGGCGGTGGGCTGATCGGCTGGGGAGCCGTTGCGCGGGCCGCGCCCGATGGCTACACGCTGCTGACGACTGAAATGTCCTTCACCATTGCTCCCGGCCTCCTACCCAAAATGCCCTTCGATGCGCAGAAGGGCTTCACGCACATCATCACGGCAGCCTCCGCACCGCACGTTCTGGTAGTCAACCCGGGCTTGCCAGTGAAGACGGTGCAGGATTTCATCGGCCTGGCCAAAGCCAAACCCGGCACGATGAACTATGGCTCGGGCGGGAATGGAACGAACACGCACCTGGGTGGCGAATTGTTCAAGAGTGCTGCGGGCATCGATCTGACGCACATCCCATACAAGGGCGCCGGCGCGGTCCTGACTGACCTGATGGCGGGCCAAGTGCAGGCCCTGGTTACTTCGTTGCCAACGGCGTTGCCTCACATCAAGTCGGGCAAGCTGCGCGCGCTTGTTGTCACGAGCGAGGCTCGTTCGCCCCTATTGCCCGACGTACCGTCTGCCAAGGAAGCGAGCCTGCCGAGGTTCGTGATGGATTTCTGGGTGGGCTTTGCGGCCCCCGCTGGCACACCACAGCCTGTCATCGACAAGCTGAACCAAGCGTTTTCCTCTGCGCTGAACTCCGAAGATGGCAAGCGGCGCTTGGCCGAACAGGGCCTGACGCCGGTTCTCAATACCCCCGCACAGGCGTCGCTGCTGGCTGCTTCCGAAATGAAGCGCTGGGCAGCTGTAGTGAAGTCGGCAAACATTAAGTCCGAGTAAGGAACAGCCATGGCCATCCAGCCCCTGCACGGCATTCGCGTGCTGGACCTGACCAACGTGTTGGCGGGGCCATTCGCTTGCCACCAACTGTCACATATGGGTGCCGACGTCATCAAGGTGGAAGCGCGGGAAACCGGCGACCTTGCCCGCCAACTTGGCGCTGATCCAGAGCTTAACAAGGCCATGATGGGCGTGTCCTTCCTGGCGCAGAACCCGGGCAAGCGGTCCATCACACTGGACCTCAAGCACCCGAAAGGCAAGGAAGCGCTACGCCGCCTGGTGCGGACGGCTGATGTGCTGGTGGAGAACTACCGGCCCGGCGTGATGAAGCGCCTCGGATTGGGCTACGAAGAACTGTTGAAGGAGAACCCCAAGCTCATTTACTGCGCCATCTCGGGCTTCGGACAGAGCGGCCCACTGCGCGATCTTCCGGCCTACGACCAGATCATCCAGGGCATGTCCGGTATTATGAGCATCACGGGCGCGCCGGAGAACGCGCCATACCGCGTGGGTTATCCGGTAGCCGACACCATCGGCGGCATCACGGCTGCTTTCGCTGTGGCTTCGGCGCTGGCCGATCGCCATCGCACCGGCGGTGTGTTCATCGACGTGTCGATGCTCGAAGCCGCCATGGCCACCATGGGCTGGGCGGTGTCGAACCACTTGATCGCCGGCCGCGCGCCCCGGCCCCTTGGCAACGACAACGTGACCGCGAGCCCGTCTGGCACCTTCCGCACCGGCGATGGCCTGCTGAACATTGCGGCGAACAAGCAGGAGCAGTTCGAGGCCGTGTGCGACGCGCTAGGCCGTCCCGAGTGGAAGACCGACCCGCGCTTTGCGGAGCGCCAAGGCCGGCTCCAACACCGCGCCGCGCTCAAAGCGCTGGTGGAAGAAGCACTTGCCGCGAAGTCTGCCAACGATTGGTGGCAGGTGCTCAACAACGTGGGGGTGCCGGCGGGACCGGTGTACTCGGTGCCGCAGGCGTTGGAGCATCCGCAGATTGCCGAGCGCGGCATGGTAGGCACTTTCGACAACGTACCCGGCGTTGGCCGCGACATTCGGGTCGTGCGCACCGGCTTCAAGCTCAACGGGGAGGCGCCCACAGTCCCTACGCCACCGCCACGGCTTGGCGAGCACACGGCCGCCATCCTGACCGAACTCGGCTACTCGGAAGCCGAAATCCAGGCCCACATTCAGGAGAAAGTCGTATGACCGTCGAAGACCCTCGCGTGCCCGACTGGTGGCGCACCTCCATCATCGAGATGCGCCCTGGCATGATCCGCTACAGCGGCTACGCCATTGAAGACCTCATTGGCCGAACCAGCTTCGCGCAGATGATCTGGCTGATGACCCGTGGGGAATTACCCAGCGAGGGCCAGGGCCGGCTTCTAGACGCAGCACTCATGTCGGCGGTCGATCATGGACCGCAGGCACCCAGTATCGCCATCGCCCGCATGGCCGCCACCTGTGGTGTGGGCCTGAACAATGCCATGGCCTCGGCAGTCAACGTGCTTGGCGATGTGCATGGCGGGGCCGGTGAACAAGCTGTGGCGATGTACCAGGACATTGCGGCTCGTCAGGACACCGGGGCATCTCTTGCCGAGGCAGTGCGGGACGGTCTCGATGCGGCGATTGCCGAGCACGGCAAGTTCGTGTCAGGCTTCGGGCACCGCTTCCACCCGGTCGACCCACGTGCTGCACCACTGCTGGCTCTGGTGGACGCGGCGGCAAGCGAGGGCACGGTTAGCGGGCGCTTCGCGAACATCGCACGGGGTGTGGAGGTCGAACTAGCCGCACGCAAGAACGGCCGGCGCATCCCGATGAACATCGACGGCGCCACTGCCGTGATCTACGCCGAGCTAGGATTCCCGGCACCGTTGGCGCGTGGCCTGTTCTGCCTCTCGCGCTCGGTGGGCATCCTGTCGCATGCATGGGAGCAGACAGGCCAGGGTGGGCGCAACAAGGGCCCCATTCCGCGCGACTACCTCTGGACCTATGACGGCCCGGCGCCGCGGGAAGTGCCCCGCCAAGAGGGCTGAGCCGCTTCACATCCGACAGTGCAACTGGGCGCCATGGATGGCGAGGCGGCTGCTTGATCGAACCACTTCAAGGAGGAGATATGAAACAGAAAATCCAGACCGGCGCCCGCTTGGCAACCACAACACTGGCCCGCCCAATAGCACTGTAACGCCGCAAGTTTTCCTTGGGCTTCATTGCGCTGCCTTATAGCGGCCAGTTCACGCGCCACCTTGTTGTCTTCGGCGCAAGTTGTTGGCTGCTCGGCCTGCGACTGCGTTATGACGATCTGCGTCTTGAGATTTTCGATAGCGCTCTTTTGGTTTGAGATCTGCATTCTTGCAGCTTGAACTAGAACATTCTTGTCAATCTCCAGATCGCGGGGCTCGTTCTCTTTG from Acidovorax sp. A79 includes the following:
- a CDS encoding TRAP transporter small permease; the protein is MNLIEWAVVGVCRVLLWISTSVIFIILVANTVLRYATGTSLQWANEVPELLFPWLVMSGVVLAAAHGAHITTSFLMDAVPPALRRWASIGSWLVVAALYGTLARATYQMLEIVHDEKSPILQVPGSLTYGCVMGGLVMLALLALKSAWNAWATPPVPSAADAETAVPEAHW
- a CDS encoding TRAP transporter substrate-binding protein — its product is MQRKTFTRTLLAAAALAVAMPGLAQAQTMKLTLGHGAAPGNPRHEAAVKFAETLKAKTAGRIEVQVAPSAQLGDDAAMVTAVRTGALDMTANSQGAVSVAVPEYAAYGMPFMFSTPAQAFKLLDGPLGQELAQKSAEKGMVVLGYWDNGIRHMTNSKRPITKVEDMKGLKMRTPPDAVLVDIMQALGAEAQQIKFAELYVALQQGVVDGQENPLVNIHASKLYEVQKHLALTSHMFQMTPFLMSKRTWDRLSDADRKAVTEAAAEATALQRKMSQEADDKLLDDLKAKGVQVTTVDKAAFAKATAAVDAKWLTTPIGPYLKKVIAAAR
- a CDS encoding SDR family NAD(P)-dependent oxidoreductase, producing the protein MLLKNQVAIITGGAGINGLGFATARLMAEQGAKVAILDLEGADPAGAAARLGEGHLGLVADVTDKASCEAAAAQVRAHFGRIDTLVNNAGITQPVKTLEITGADYDRILNVSLRGTLYMSQAVLPTLRAQQSGSIICISSVSAQRGGGILGGPHYSAAKAGVLGLARAMAREFGPENIRVNCITPGLIGTDIIKGKLTEEKKAEIAETIPLARLGRADDIAGACVFLASPLSTYCTGITLDVNGGMLIH
- a CDS encoding LysR substrate-binding domain-containing protein, whose product is MPTLPPIANLQAFEAVARRRSFALAAAELNLTASAISHQVSRLEAQLDIRLFERSAHGVRLSPAGEHYLMHVGAALNAIATATDDLRHGIRNSLYVHSAPSIASLWLMPRLHHFAQAYPEISLNLSAAHTPSDFALGQADIDIRYGIPQWGDLVVEPLFEEAIVPLASPAFIKAHKLKRAEQLLDLPLIQSNVSIVQWSDWFGRFTKLRAPDRFSLRFDRAQMSLDAATQGLGVALESAVNAGGHLADGRLKAPFGMEQAVRVKAHFAVYPERHAKRPAVEAFLSWLHSEAVRT
- a CDS encoding IclR family transcriptional regulator encodes the protein MTIDPSSGPDTEATSSETSSGVAVLDRAFALLGAFQPTDERLTLTELSRRTGLYKSTVLRLLGALEHGGFIRKLDDGQYAIGPQPMRLAAIYQRSFRVDSIIEPLLAELSEKLGETTSFYVRAGGRRLVVSRVEPARAVRVSIRVGEDFEVGKGASGKVLMAFTDTHPNGEEVRARLWATSYGERDPETAAASVPVFGALGELKGALTVSGPLSRLGEPLAMRTAVVALLEMARRATAEFGGNVSRYAIAAQANTEHIGVRV
- a CDS encoding amidohydrolase, with amino-acid sequence MSFPSHQPTEGHAMTSNYLNVREDWLGQRREEVLEPELAIVDAHHHFYDRPGWTYLRDEYMTDATSGHSVEASVYMQALTRYRDGGPEHMRPVGETEYVAQTTVPQPGQPRIAQSIVGYADLRRGANVREVLEAHQAAGEGRFRGVRHLATWDADSSLANPLTAAPQGLLADTGYRKGLAEVAALGLSYDAWLFWPQLGELIDVADALPDLPIILDHCGGIVRIGAYADRDDVICTGWRASLHELARRPNVFVKLGGLGMRINGFGFEQGALPPSSEELAAAWRPWLLTCIEAFGPQRCMFESNFPVDKGSYSYVNGWNAFKRLTQGFSATERQGLFQMTARRVYRLT
- a CDS encoding Bug family tripartite tricarboxylate transporter substrate binding protein; its protein translation is MNLLPRLVGACAFVFAVVAQAQSAYPSQSIKVIVPFPPGGGTDAVTRMVLDKIRAGTGWTLIVENKAGAGGNIGMDAVAKAAPDGYTLGMGQTANLAINPSLYAKMPYDAAKAFAPIATIAGQAVVLVVKADSHYKTLKDLVNAAKIKPDSLTMASAGNGTVGHLTGEVFTKQVGIITRHIPYKGAGPATTDLLGGQVDYYFATPQTVISFVKAGKLRALAVSSAKRMPALPDVPTVAESGFAGFDTSDWKMLVAPAGTPPAIVSRLQAEVAKALSLPDTVATLIAEGSAPVGGTSQEAAALLKAEQQRVVRTRNIKLD
- a CDS encoding tripartite tricarboxylate transporter substrate binding protein, producing MNIVRILSAAAAAVTFAATTNAFAQSFPVRPITIVVPYAVGGTTDIVARLATNQVANGLGQPFVVDNKVGGGGLIGWGAVARAAPDGYTLLTTEMSFTIAPGLLPKMPFDAQKGFTHIITAASAPHVLVVNPGLPVKTVQDFIGLAKAKPGTMNYGSGGNGTNTHLGGELFKSAAGIDLTHIPYKGAGAVLTDLMAGQVQALVTSLPTALPHIKSGKLRALVVTSEARSPLLPDVPSAKEASLPRFVMDFWVGFAAPAGTPQPVIDKLNQAFSSALNSEDGKRRLAEQGLTPVLNTPAQASLLAASEMKRWAAVVKSANIKSE
- a CDS encoding CaiB/BaiF CoA transferase family protein yields the protein MAIQPLHGIRVLDLTNVLAGPFACHQLSHMGADVIKVEARETGDLARQLGADPELNKAMMGVSFLAQNPGKRSITLDLKHPKGKEALRRLVRTADVLVENYRPGVMKRLGLGYEELLKENPKLIYCAISGFGQSGPLRDLPAYDQIIQGMSGIMSITGAPENAPYRVGYPVADTIGGITAAFAVASALADRHRTGGVFIDVSMLEAAMATMGWAVSNHLIAGRAPRPLGNDNVTASPSGTFRTGDGLLNIAANKQEQFEAVCDALGRPEWKTDPRFAERQGRLQHRAALKALVEEALAAKSANDWWQVLNNVGVPAGPVYSVPQALEHPQIAERGMVGTFDNVPGVGRDIRVVRTGFKLNGEAPTVPTPPPRLGEHTAAILTELGYSEAEIQAHIQEKVV
- a CDS encoding citryl-CoA lyase codes for the protein MTVEDPRVPDWWRTSIIEMRPGMIRYSGYAIEDLIGRTSFAQMIWLMTRGELPSEGQGRLLDAALMSAVDHGPQAPSIAIARMAATCGVGLNNAMASAVNVLGDVHGGAGEQAVAMYQDIAARQDTGASLAEAVRDGLDAAIAEHGKFVSGFGHRFHPVDPRAAPLLALVDAAASEGTVSGRFANIARGVEVELAARKNGRRIPMNIDGATAVIYAELGFPAPLARGLFCLSRSVGILSHAWEQTGQGGRNKGPIPRDYLWTYDGPAPREVPRQEG